One segment of Nomia melanderi isolate GNS246 chromosome 10, iyNomMela1, whole genome shotgun sequence DNA contains the following:
- the LOC116429799 gene encoding protein Loquacious isoform X1 produces the protein MPQTNSTREQYASQSEMMVKNQSVPNYELIHDGGGTHMNTFTYQVTCDGLIAVGTGRSKKDAKHEAAKAMIEAITAQRGYPQLPASPSQSPLRTPLPPVIPETERLPPNVPFVNAVGALKEVCDENNLQEPEYVQISDVGPPHAKIFTFECLVANFKETGIARTKKQAKQEAAKKMLHKIIDLIDDVKDTDFYQMDSKDNEDEDDSSAMAKSLYPTLSRLPSTKKVNLGLKLSEYHIQLKKTFNVNVCNDLIEKLKSLIPHDHSNVSKEFVEQLELSLKNVLSTVEIEVTLMDLDCTKTNSYCKLIKFNTSPETVQIATGQTEEQATFSVLLNSINFLICLLQ, from the exons ATGCCACAAACAAACTCAACACGTGAGCAATATGCAAGCCAGTCAG AAATGATGGTGAAGAATCAGTCAGTGCCTAATTATGAACTTATACATGATGGAGGTGGTACGCATATGAATACCTTTACCTATCAAGTTACATGCGATGGACTCATAGCAGTTGGCACTGGACGTTCTAAAAAAGATGCAAAACATGAAGCTGCAAAAGCAATGATAGAAGCTATAACAGCACAAAGAGGTTATCCTCAACTTCCAGCGTCACCTTCACAATCACCCCTGAGAACACCTTTGCCTCCAGTAATTCCAGAAACTGAAAGGCTGCCACCCAATGTGCCATTCGTAAATGCTGTGGGTGCTTTAAAA GAAGTGTGTGATGAAAACAACTTACAAGAGCCTGAATATGTACAAATTAGTGATGTTGGACCACCTCATGCAAAGATTTTTACTTTTGAGTGTTTAGTagcaaattttaaagaaactggtATAGCAAGAACAAAGAAACAAGCTAAACAAGAGGCTGCTAagaaaatgttacataaaataatagacTTAATAGATGATGTTAAAGATACAGACTTTTATCAAATGGATTCAAAGGACAATGAGGATGAAGATGATTCTTCTGCTATGGCAAAATCTCTTTATCCAACATTATCAAGGTTACCTTCAACAAAAAAAGTTAATCTAGGTTTAAAGTTATCTGAATATCATATTCAGCTGAAAAAGACTTTTAATGTAAATGTATGTaatgatctcattgaaaaattaaagtcTCTTATTCCACATGATCATAGTAATGTTTCAAAAGAATTTGTAGAACAGTTGGAATTAAGTTTAAAAAACGTTTTATCAACTGTGGAGATAGAAGTTACACTTATGGATTTAGATTGTACAAAGACCAATTCGTATtgtaaacttataaaatttaatacttctcCTGAGACGGTACAAATTGCAACAGGACAGACAGAAGAACAAGCTACATTTAGTGTGTTACTAAACTCAATTAACTTCTTGATATGTTTGCTACAATAA
- the LOC116429799 gene encoding protein Loquacious isoform X2, which yields MMVKNQSVPNYELIHDGGGTHMNTFTYQVTCDGLIAVGTGRSKKDAKHEAAKAMIEAITAQRGYPQLPASPSQSPLRTPLPPVIPETERLPPNVPFVNAVGALKEVCDENNLQEPEYVQISDVGPPHAKIFTFECLVANFKETGIARTKKQAKQEAAKKMLHKIIDLIDDVKDTDFYQMDSKDNEDEDDSSAMAKSLYPTLSRLPSTKKVNLGLKLSEYHIQLKKTFNVNVCNDLIEKLKSLIPHDHSNVSKEFVEQLELSLKNVLSTVEIEVTLMDLDCTKTNSYCKLIKFNTSPETVQIATGQTEEQATFSVLLNSINFLICLLQ from the exons ATGATGGTGAAGAATCAGTCAGTGCCTAATTATGAACTTATACATGATGGAGGTGGTACGCATATGAATACCTTTACCTATCAAGTTACATGCGATGGACTCATAGCAGTTGGCACTGGACGTTCTAAAAAAGATGCAAAACATGAAGCTGCAAAAGCAATGATAGAAGCTATAACAGCACAAAGAGGTTATCCTCAACTTCCAGCGTCACCTTCACAATCACCCCTGAGAACACCTTTGCCTCCAGTAATTCCAGAAACTGAAAGGCTGCCACCCAATGTGCCATTCGTAAATGCTGTGGGTGCTTTAAAA GAAGTGTGTGATGAAAACAACTTACAAGAGCCTGAATATGTACAAATTAGTGATGTTGGACCACCTCATGCAAAGATTTTTACTTTTGAGTGTTTAGTagcaaattttaaagaaactggtATAGCAAGAACAAAGAAACAAGCTAAACAAGAGGCTGCTAagaaaatgttacataaaataatagacTTAATAGATGATGTTAAAGATACAGACTTTTATCAAATGGATTCAAAGGACAATGAGGATGAAGATGATTCTTCTGCTATGGCAAAATCTCTTTATCCAACATTATCAAGGTTACCTTCAACAAAAAAAGTTAATCTAGGTTTAAAGTTATCTGAATATCATATTCAGCTGAAAAAGACTTTTAATGTAAATGTATGTaatgatctcattgaaaaattaaagtcTCTTATTCCACATGATCATAGTAATGTTTCAAAAGAATTTGTAGAACAGTTGGAATTAAGTTTAAAAAACGTTTTATCAACTGTGGAGATAGAAGTTACACTTATGGATTTAGATTGTACAAAGACCAATTCGTATtgtaaacttataaaatttaatacttctcCTGAGACGGTACAAATTGCAACAGGACAGACAGAAGAACAAGCTACATTTAGTGTGTTACTAAACTCAATTAACTTCTTGATATGTTTGCTACAATAA